From the genome of Gloeocapsa sp. PCC 73106:
CTGATTATCGTAAATTTATAGCAGATAAAATTGAGCCTTTACCAGGATTAAAGGAATTTTTGACTTGGGCACAATCTCTTAACATCCAACTTGGTTTAGTCACCAATGCGCCCAGAGAGAACGCTAATCTGGTGATATCTGCTCTAGATTTATCTGATACTTTTGCTGTGATTATCTTGGGAGAAGATCTTCCTTTCAGTAAACCAGATCCTCTACCCTATCAAAAAGCTTTATCGGAATTAGGAGTGAGCAATTCTGAAGCGATCGCTTTTGAAGATTCTCCTTCGGGTATTTTGTCTGCCGTAAGTGCTGGTATTACAACGGTCGGTGTTCTTTCTGGTCACCCATCTAGTACTCTCACAGAAGTAGGTGCTAAATGGGTGATTCAGGATTTTAGAGATTCTAGCTTAGAACGTCTAGGCTATTTTCCTTCTTCAGGAAAAGTTTGCTGAAATTCCTCGACTAACTCATCTAGCTCTTCTATGGCTTGATTAACGTCGATACGCAAGGTTCCTAAATTGGGTTTTTCCAATAAGTTAACTAAAAATTCTCGTTGGTTGGCGATTTTCCTAAATTTGTCTACAAGATTAGACTTATTCATGTTTAACTCTAACGTAAAATAAACTCTAGGCTCTAGAATAAACAATATTGAACTTTTTTGGCAAGGTTATAGATGTTTGGCAAAATTTCTCTAGGTTCCCTGGGTTTGGTTGTAGGGGGAGTATTAACCATTATCGGTTTTATCGCCTACGCTACCGGTAATGCTACTCTCAATCTAGCTGGTTTGTTTTACGGAGTTCCCCTGTTACTTGGCGGTTTAGCTCTCAAAGCGTCAGAACTTAAACCCGTACCCTACAGTCAACCGACTTCCCTAGAAATCATCAAGTTACGAGACGAACAAGCCACCCCCACTCAATTGCAAATTCGTAAGGATGTGACTCGCTACCGTTACGGACAAGAAGCCCACCTGGATGAATCTCTCCAACGACTGGGTTTGAGCCCTACCGATCCAGAAAGACCGATTCTAGTGGGTTTAAAAGAGATAGAAATCGATGGACGCTATACTCTTGTCTTAGAATTTGATTCTTCCATGATCACTTTAGATACTTGGAAAGAAAAACAAGATAAGATAGAAAGTTTTTTTGGTCCCAAAATCAAAGCTCAAATTAGCCAACCCGAAGAAGATTATATAAAGCTAGATCTAATTTCCCTCGGGCGACTTTAAGAAGGCGATCGCACTTGCAGGAAATTCTTAATAAATCCGGAGAATTGATTATTGTTAACCAGGGCGTTATTAAAGTTAGATTATGTGGCAGCTTTTTTGGATGCTACCGTTAGTAACATGTAATGCACTAGAGTTTAAGCGGTAGTCCGTAAGGTAATTCGCACTTCTGATAAAATTAAGAACGATATTCCTCAACATCCTCTGTATATTCTATAGGCAATACAGCTACTACGTTTTCGGGAGGATTAGGTACGATGTAGTGGCTAATTACTTCTGTGCCAAAAGTATTCATAGCTGCAGCTAACCCGGCTGCTACTGAGGGTTTCACTTCAGAAACGGGCCCTCTAACAACTACATAAAAGTTTCCTTTTTCGGCTATATCAAAATATACGATAGTAACTCTTGCCGCCTTAACCATCGCGTCGGCTGCTGCCAAAATTCCTGGAAAACCCAAGGTTTCTATTACTCCCACTGCATCTGGCATATAACTTCTCCTGATTAACTATACTTTTATTTTAACTCAAATAGACATAAGCAAAATAACCAGTCATAAAACCTACTAAACAGATACTAAACAAGATGATGAGAATCTGACGGTTTTTATAGTCAAATTCTTGTAACTCTAATCTGCCCAAAATACTCGCCGACAAGATCACTAAAATTCTGACAAAATACTCTAAAAAAGAAAGAATTAAAACGAAAATAAAAGACCAAAATAAGATAGAAACAAGCGCTTTATTACTTGATGTTAACCAACTACCGAATAAAAAGTTTAATGATTTAAGGGGTATAGTTATCAATAAAATAACTAATAAGATTACTAGAATAATTAATAAATAAATGATGTAATGAGCGATCGCCGTTGAGATAAACACACCCCAAGCCTCTGCTCGTTCTATCAATCCCACCGTCCAAATACCCATAGAATTAGCGATAGTCCAGCCAAAGACTCCGTAGGCTAAAAACACTAATCCAAGAGAAAGCCAGGGTAACTTATAGAAGCTCAACATTTTCACCTACTTTTCAATTTTGCCCCTACTGAAAAAGCACTAAGCAGCAGGGACAAACCGGAAGACTGCACTTATCAAGACATTACTTGTATGATGTAGTCAAAATAGGGGGCAGCTTCATCAGCGTCTTCAGTATTAAGCAGAGCTAGAGCGGCTTCTTTGAGACAGCGAATAGCTTCAACCATTCCTGGGACTGGGACATTAAGAGAATTATACATTTCCTTAACTCCGATTAAACCAATTTTGTCAATCGGTTCAATATCACCTGCGATCAAACCATAGGTAACCAGACGCAGATACCAGGAGTAATCGCGTAAACACTGATTGTACTGACGTTGTCCTGAAGCGTTACCACCGGGTGCGCGAAAATCAGGACGTTTTCTGAACAGTTGCTTGCTAGCTTCTTCGACGATTTTTTTATCATTTTCTGCCATGATTTCGGCGATGCGAATTCGCTGTTCGCCACTTAGCAAAAATTCATTGATTCCCTTTAGTTCACCACTGCTAGGGTATCTCAACTCGTCATCGGCTTTGAGAATAACTTGACTTACTATGCTCATGGTATCGAAATAAATTCTATAGCATCTTTTATGGCGGTCTCAACCATCTAGGCTTATGAC
Proteins encoded in this window:
- a CDS encoding HAD family phosphatase — its product is GTLAYTDAMHFLSWRENLERYNLDIDLEFFNQYISGKSNPQIVTSILPNLSSEEGKQLIEQKEADYRKFIADKIEPLPGLKEFLTWAQSLNIQLGLVTNAPRENANLVISALDLSDTFAVIILGEDLPFSKPDPLPYQKALSELGVSNSEAIAFEDSPSGILSAVSAGITTVGVLSGHPSSTLTEVGAKWVIQDFRDSSLERLGYFPSSGKVC
- a CDS encoding DUF2854 domain-containing protein, translating into MFGKISLGSLGLVVGGVLTIIGFIAYATGNATLNLAGLFYGVPLLLGGLALKASELKPVPYSQPTSLEIIKLRDEQATPTQLQIRKDVTRYRYGQEAHLDESLQRLGLSPTDPERPILVGLKEIEIDGRYTLVLEFDSSMITLDTWKEKQDKIESFFGPKIKAQISQPEEDYIKLDLISLGRL
- a CDS encoding BMC domain-containing protein, giving the protein MPDAVGVIETLGFPGILAAADAMVKAARVTIVYFDIAEKGNFYVVVRGPVSEVKPSVAAGLAAAMNTFGTEVISHYIVPNPPENVVAVLPIEYTEDVEEYRS
- a CDS encoding allophycocyanin subunit alpha-B, whose amino-acid sequence is MSIVSQVILKADDELRYPSSGELKGINEFLLSGEQRIRIAEIMAENDKKIVEEASKQLFRKRPDFRAPGGNASGQRQYNQCLRDYSWYLRLVTYGLIAGDIEPIDKIGLIGVKEMYNSLNVPVPGMVEAIRCLKEAALALLNTEDADEAAPYFDYIIQVMS